The Lysobacter luteus genome contains the following window.
GACGATCTTGTTGAGGTCGACCGGCTCGTGCGCGCCGTTGCGCTTGGTCACGCCCATCCCGAGCGTGGCGGCGGGTGGGGTGAGGATGAGGGCGGGAGAGGCGGGCGGGGTGGCGGCTACGCGGACGACGGTATCGGGCACGACGGGTTCGGTCGCGGTGTCGGGGGCGGTGCTCATGGGTGGACTCCGGTGCATGGCGCACGGTTCGCCACCCTTCCCTCGAGGGCGACGCACGGAGGCACGCAGCGCCGGCGCCGGACGGCGCACCGGAGCGGCCAAGCCCCCGAGGGCTGGAGTGGTTCGGATCGACGGGGTGTCGTGGCCGGTCCGGACGGGCGGCAGCGGCCCGATGGCCAGCGCACGACACCGACCGTCTTCCCCCGAAGACTCCCTGGCCGGTCACCGCGCGGTGTGCTTCGCGCGGCTGTCGGCAGGTCTTCGGGCTCTGGACGCGGACGGCGGGCCGTCCTCCTACTGCTCGCCGCTTCCCGGGGCTTGGGCCCCAGTGCAATGGCGAGGTTCGTTTCCACTACCGCTGCGGGGCAGCGCCGGAGTCGACACGGGGTCTGGACCGGCTTCCCTTTTCAGCCGCCTGCGAGGGCGACACCGACGATGCACAACATATCGGGTTGCCGTAGCTTGTCAACACTAAATGTTGTGGTGTTTAGGCCGGTCAGACATAAGGGCGGATGGATCGGAGGGGCGGCTGCCGGGTGGCCTGGACAGTCGCTCCCCGATACTCGCTTGGTGTCCAGGCCACCCGGCAGCCGCCTGGGAAGAACACGGGCGCTTGTGAAAACAAGCGAGGGCAGTGCTTGAGGCTTCGGCACTGCCCCCAACACGGGCGACGCGTCTGCTCTTGCTCTTCCGGTCGCGATGAATCCGAAGGCGGGGGCGCGGTGTTGTCGCAACCAAGCGAGTATCGGGGAGCGACTTGCGGCAACACCGCGCCCCCGCCCCCGCCCCCGCGAACACCATCTCGCCACAACACACCACGAGTGCACCCCGGTTTGCCCCACCATGCCCCCCCGCCGACAATAGGCGGCTGACCGCCGTCCATTCCCGACGCGCACCCACCTCACGGAAGCGACCATGACCATCCTCCGCATGACCGACCTCGACCTCTCCGGCAAGCGCGTCCTCATCCGCGAGGACCTGAACGTGCCGATCGACGCAAACGGCCGGATCACCTCGGAGCAGCGCATCACCGCGGCCCTGCCGACGCTCAAGCTGGCGCTGGAAAAGGGCGCGGCGGTGATGGTGATGTCGCACCGCGGCCGTCCGACCGAAGGCGAGTGGCGTCCGGAGGACTCGCTGGCGCCGGTGGCGGCGCGGCTGTCCGAGTTGCTCGGCATCGAGGTGCCGCTGGTGCGCGACTGGGTCGGCGGCGTGCCGGTCGAACCGGGCCAGCTTGTGTTGCTGGAGAACTGCCGGGTCAACGTCGGCGAGAAGAAGGACGATGAGGCGCTGGCGAAGGCTTACGCCGCACTGTGCGACGTGTTCGTCATGGACGCTTTCGGTACCGCCCACCGCGCGCAGGCGTCCACCCACGGCGTGATCCGCCACGCGGCCGTTGCCGCCGGCGGGCCGCTGCTGATGGCCGAACTGGATGCGCTGGGCAAGGCGCTCGACGAGCCGGCGCGGCCGCTGCTGGCCATCGTCGCCGGCTCCAAGGTCAGCACCAAGCTTGAGCTGCTGTCGTCGCTGGTGTCCAAGGTCGACCAGCTGATCGTCGGCGGTGGCATCGCCA
Protein-coding sequences here:
- a CDS encoding phosphoglycerate kinase encodes the protein MTILRMTDLDLSGKRVLIREDLNVPIDANGRITSEQRITAALPTLKLALEKGAAVMVMSHRGRPTEGEWRPEDSLAPVAARLSELLGIEVPLVRDWVGGVPVEPGQLVLLENCRVNVGEKKDDEALAKAYAALCDVFVMDAFGTAHRAQASTHGVIRHAAVAAGGPLLMAELDALGKALDEPARPLLAIVAGSKVSTKLELLSSLVSKVDQLIVGGGIANTFIAALGHGVGKSLVEADLVETAREIMANAKARGAEIPVPTDVVVAPAFAADAPATVKPVDAVGADDMILDIGPDTAARYAAMIAEAGTVVWNGPVGVFEFDAFGKGTEALARAIAASNAFSIAGGGDTLAAVDKYGIEDGVSYISTGGGAFLEFLEGKELPAVAALAARG